The Leptospira bourretii genomic sequence AATCAAAAAATGCAAGTGTTACTGGACATTTATCTGATTTGGGAACAGGTGGACTTGCATTCCAAACAACTGCAATCTTTTATGAAGGTGACCAAGTAAAAATTCAATTTTCTCTTCACCAAAATCCATTAGAAATTATTGGAACCGTACATCGAACAGCAGGTAAAACAACTTCGGTAATCTTTCAACCGTTGGCTGCTGCGGAACATAAGATAGTGCAAGAGTTTATCCATAAACACTACTTTGATCCAAAATTAAAAAAGTAACTTTCTATTTAGTTAAAAAAAAGCCCCCTGAAGAGGAGGCTTTTTTTGCTAAAGTCCAAAACAGTCAGATTACTGAGCTGCAGTTGCCTTTGCTTCAAGAGCTTTTTGTCCACCCGCATAGCGCAAGTATCCAACACACTGACATTCTTCCCAAGTTTCAGGCTCGCCAACATTTGCGCAAATTCCTGTTTCGTTGTTAAGAGAGCAGCAGTCGTAAACTCCAACTCCTTTGATGATACCTTTTGATTCAGAAACAATTACGGAACCTGTAGATTGACCATCAGATACACCAGAAGCTTGTTCTAAGTATTCACCTAAGATTTTTTTCAAACCATCACCTGCAACTTGAAGACGAGCGGCTTCACGGCAAGTGGATTGTTTCATAGCAACTGAGTTAGCTTTGATCGCTTTGTCAGAAGCACGTGCAGAAAATTTCATGTAAAGATAATCGTATTCTTTCTCTTTCCCTTTGCAATATTCAGCAGGGCTCTCACCACGTTTTGCAGCAGCGGCATCAGGTGCACAAGCCCAACCTTCAAAAATCCAACCATTTTTACCTACGGTCGTAGCGTCTCTTCTGCCTCCATCATTGGATCCGCAAGATACAACAAATGCGATTAGAGAGGCACATACGATAAGCGATTTCTTCATAAAGAATCTACTCCTTTTCCGAAGAATTTGATCCTATAAAAAACCCTTGTCAATCTTTTCTCAAAGAAAACGAATGATGCCAGCAGGATAAAGATTTACATTTTCCGCGAATGGACCGATTCTAATTTTATGTCTCGCCGTCCCCTCCGAATTCCCTATGCATTGATTTTGTTTTTTATTGCGTTCTTCCCCGAATTTATTTTAGGGAAAGAAATTTCTATCCTGCCAGCTTACATTTCCGGAGAAGTTCCACCTGTCCTTGGATCAAGAAGAGAGGCAGGGTTTGAATTGTCCCGTCTTTCACGACACTATATCAAACGAAATTTTTTTACTGAAGTTACAGATCCAAAACTTATTGAAAATTATTTAAATGAATCGGAATGGAACGAAGAAAGTGAACTAAAAGATCAGGATCTTTTTTCTTACTGTACAGAGTGGGATTCTCATTTTGTTGTTCAAGACCAGATAGATTTTGGAAATCCTATCCTTGTCAAAACGGTTATCTTTAACTGTAAAAACCAAGCAAGACAAACCATCCAATCCAAACTCATTTCAAACTTTGTTTTAGCGTATGAAAAACATAACGAAAAAAGTTTTCGATTTTTGCCTCCTCGGTTTTACGAAAAGAAAAACAAAATAGCTCCAAATTATGAAATCAATCTATTCATAGACATTCATTCTTCTTATGCATATTACAAAAAAGACGTTTTAAAGAGTTTGTCCGCTTTGTACGATCAGGACGGGCTGTTCTTAGGTGTGACACTCGTAAAGAAAGATAAAATAGTCACCATCCCACCAACAAAAGAACACATTGAAATCAAAAAATTGATGGAAGAAACTGGATGGCAAGGAAACAACCAAGCTGAGTCCATTGTATCCGCCTTACAAGGTTTAAAGTCGAAAATTTCATCGGGAAAAAAAGAATCAAGGAAGCTTTTTTTACTTCTTTCTTCTGCTGTGAAGGACAAGTCCGGATCGATCATCATGGCATTGAATGATTTACGACATATGGAAATTGAACCAGTTCTATTAGTTCCCAACCATTCTGAATTAAGTACAATTCGAGAATTACAAAGAATTGGCAAAGCAAGTAACAGTCGTGTTGTTGGAATCACTGAATACCAAAAAATTGGAACTTCCGAAGGATATGAATACCTTTACTTAAATCAATTCAATGTGTATTCCTCGATTGAAGAGTTACCAATGCCTTTTAATTGGAATCAAAACCAAATCAAAAAATATGATGCCTCTTTGGTTCGTGCGGCAGTCGATGTGGTCACACCTTACAATCTTTATATGGCTTACGAAAAAATATCTGATAAACGTGTATTGGAAAAAGAAGAAATCAAAACTGATTTAGAATACATTCTGCGAACAGAATCAAATACAGACCAAACAGAAAAGGATAGATTTCAAACAGTTCTTGTTGAATCAAAAGGAGAAGCCATTTGGATTCAGTTGCCATATGATGTGGTCGTAACAAAAGGAAAAGAGTATTTAATCCAAACAACTTTTGTTTTGGATCCTCTATCCACATGGGGAGTGAAAAATGCTCCTGCCGAAACCAATTTGTTAAAAATAAATACTACCTATCCAAAGACATTGATGGTGAAACCATCGCAGGCGAAAAAGTTTTTGGATACAAACAAAATTAGAGAATTTAACGGTTACTTGCAAGGGACAGTGAGTGTCATCAAAAAGAAGTAAACAAACTTCAGAATGGATTTCTAGCGGATCCGATATCCAAAAGATTCGCAACCAGTGGGTAGAAACTTCCAATTCCAATTTACCGATGTTAATCATTGGAGAAAGGGGTGTAGGGAAAAGTTTTTGGATCGAAAGAAGTTTAGAACAAAGAAATATTTCTTCCAGTAACGTAGTAAGTTTTGATTTTTCATATCCTTTTGCCTTTGCGGAATCCTTAGAAAAAATCAAATCATCCAAACAGATGGTGACCATTCAGATGGATCGCATCACAAAGGCAAAACCAGAAGAAGTATTGTTATTACAACAATGGTGGAAGTCAGAAAAATACGAAGAAAAATCAAAAGTATATTTGTATTGGGAAATTCATTCAGAAGAACTGGAAATTTTAAACCAAAAGAATGTATATTCAGATTTTTATGATCAGTTAAAATCCTTTCGCTTTGAACTTCCTAATTTGAAAAAACGAATTTCTGAATTACCGTTATTTGTTTCTCAGTTTTTAGAGGAAGCAAACACCGATCTCGGTAAAAAAATTACAGGGATGGAAGAGGAGTTTTTTGTTTTTTTTAAAAACAAAACATTTAACACAAATCTCTCTGAACTAAGAGATATGATCTTTGCACTTGTTGGATTTTCTTCTGGCAAACAATTACATTGGAAACAGATCCCATCTCATTTTTTTGAAAACCAACTCACAGAATTAGAAGTGAAACCTGGGATTAGTTTGGAAAGTTATGAAAAGGAAATCATCAAAGCCAATTTGATTTATACAAAAGGAAATAGAGAAAAAGCCGCTAAATTACTTGGAATTTCTGAAAGGAATTTATATCGCAAATTACATGAATATCATTTGGAAGATCTTTCTTGAAGTAAGGAAAAAAGATGCATAATTTTTTGTAAAAAATAATTCCTACCTTCTTCGTCACGAAGTCCTGATTTGAATTTGATATTCATTTCAATCACTTGGTCATAAAATAAATCTAAAGTTTTATCAGTAAATAAAGCGGAATCAGAAACCAATTGCCTTCTTACAAAGTTTTTTCTCGCATCGGAATAACTTCCTGTTTTCAAAAGTTCATCCATAATGGGAATAGGAACTTCACCATTGTGCCTTGTCCGTATGACTTTGATTTTGCGAATTTCATCTAGTTTGTAACTGAGTCTGGTTAGGAAACTAAGAATCTCCGAATTTTGGTCATTGAACTTGGTAAATTCTTTAAAAAAATCGACCTTTCGTTTTTGAACCAATGTTTCTACGAGTACATTGGTATTTAGTTCATTTTGACTGAATAAAACGGAATTCACATCATCGATGGTAAACTTGGAACGATGTAAGTATTGTTTGAGTTTTTTTACGCTTTTAAGATAAGCACCTACGTTTGCGGGAATTCGATGGATAAATTCATCGGCAGCATTTGGTTCAAAATGTACTTGTTCCTGGTCACAAACTTCTTTGAATACTTTTGGATAGTCGCTCGGATATAAAAATTTGGTTTTGTAATAGTTTAAGGTTCCTTGAAAGAGTTGGACCAAACTTTGTGGAATGTCTTTTCCATCGTAATGAACAATGAGAAAAATTTCATCAGAAACGGCGGTTATGTTTTTTCGAAATCCAGAAGCAAAGTCTTTCCATTCTTGTGTCGCCTTTGTATCAAGTATGGGTTTAAAAAGTGCAGCAGCTTGTTTGACAATGATAAGTTTTCTTGGGTAAAACATATCTGGAGTGAAGAGTTCCGCAAAAAGTTTTGCCTGTTCTCCGGATTCAGATACAATGAGAATGATTTCGTAAGGGCCAGAAGATTTCGAAAGTGCCTCTTTGTAGTGATCGATGATCAGTTCAAATTCATAAGAATCCTCCCCTGTGTAGGCAAAAAATTGCGGGAGATTACTGGTCTGAGTTTTGAATAATTGGAAAAGAGAGCTAAATTCTCTCGCTTGCGATTTTTTTGTTTCCATTTTTGTGAATCCGGTCTAATCTTTCGATGGGATCGAGGCGATATTCATAGTATGGAAATCTCAAGTAATGTGGCAAGAGTTTCAGGACTAGGCGAACCATATATGTATGTGTCTCCCACATACAACACCCAAGCTGTGGAGCAAGTAGAAGCAATCCAATCTCGCTCTTACCAGCCAAAGTATGTTTCGGGTGAAACAGAAAAAAAAGCAACGGAAGTCCAAACAAGTCCAGAGGCTAAAGCAGCTTACAAACCTGGAAATTTGGTCAATCTTTACGCTTAAAAGACTTTTCCCAAAAAGGCAACCAAACCGAAGAACGAGCTAAAAAACTTCGGAGGGGAAATCCCATCACATTCGTATACGATCCAAACCTTGTGGCGACAGGTCCGTTTTCATCTTGGATTCCATAAGAGCCTGCTTTATCAAAAGGTTGGCATCGCAAAATATAATCACGTATTTCCACTTCGCTCCAATTTTTAAATTCGATAATTGTCTCCTCGTAGAAAAAATCAACCTTCGATTCTATCTGCAAACCGGCCCCAGAAAATACGGAATTTTTTTTCCCCGAAAGTGTTTTGAGGATCCGAACGGAATCTTCCAGGTCGGTAGGTTTGTGTAAAATTTCATTTTGAAATACAACAATGGTATCAGCAGCCAAATAAAGATGGTTTGGGTTCCCGTCGTTACCTAATTTTGAGTGAACCATTCGTTCTAAATATTGGAGTGAGGGTTCTTTGAATTTTTGAGACTCATCAATGTTTGCTGGTTCCACCTGGAACAAAAATCCTAGATCCTTGAGTATTTGGATCCGTCTTGGCGATGTCGATTTGAGTATAAACAAATTCTTGCTATTCCTTACGGGATATTGTTTCATTTCATAATGATGAGTCCTCGACTTTTGGCTATTTTTTTATGGGCTTTCGTTTTTGTTTTTGGATGCAAACGAGGTCTTTCGGAAGACATCCAAGATTGTAATCCCGTAGCAGATTATTACGAAAAGGGAACACACTACATAAGAAGAGATTTGGTTCGGGATGATAATACTTTAGATTATAAAAAACTTTTGGAAGACACAAAACCTCAAGCTAGCGATTGTTATCCTTCCAATCACGAGGTAAAATGAGTTTATTTGATGTAAAAGGAAAGTCGATTTTGATCACCGGTGCCAGCCGAGGCATCGGAAAAACATTAGCCCTTGGTTTTCGAGACGCAGGCGCCATTGTCTATGGAGCAGGCTCTAGACCAGAATCCATTGAATGGATGGCTAAAGAAGGAATCAACGGAGTGGTTCTTGATGTACGCAGTGAAGGTGCAGCATTTGAAATCATCGGTCAAATCAAAGCAAAACATGGAAGACTCGATACTCTCATCAACAACGCAGGAATTGCAACAAATACTCCCGCTTCTGGATTCAAAGAAGAGGAATTACAAAATATAGTTCAGACAAACTACGTAGGTGTGTTTCGCAATTGCCAAGCTTATTACAAACATCATAAAAAAGAAGGTGGAAACATCATCAATGTGGCTTCAGTTCTTGGAATGGTGGGAAGTAAACTGGCTTCTGTTTATTCTGGTACCAAAGGTGCTGTCATCACTTTATCGAAAGCACTAGCCATTGAGTGGTGCAATAATGGTTATCGCGTGAATGTCATTTGCCCGGGGCTCATTGATACAGAAATGACCGATATGATCAAAGACAAAGAATTCATCATGAAACAAGTGCTCGCTGGTATTCCTATGGGGCGTCTTGGAAAACCTGAGGAACTCCTGGGAGCGGCCATTTATTTAGCCTCTGATTCTTCTTCGTATATGACGGGTCAGTGTCTTGTTCTTGATGGGGGACTCACAGCACAATAATTGCTGCTGTGTGAAACCAAATGATCCTATACCTCCATCCAGAAAATCCAGAAATCCGAAAACTCAAACAAATTTCGGAGAGATTGAAGGATGGAGCTGTTTATATATTTCCAACTGACACAGTTTATGCGATCATAGCGGACGCACACTCTAAATTGGGAGTTGAGAAAATATACTCCATTCGAAAACTTCCCAAAGACAAACCACTTTCTCTGATGTGCACAGACATTTCTATGGCATCAAATTTTATTGAGTATTTGCCAAATTCTGCTTATCGTTTGATGAAACGAGTGACACCTGGCCCCTTTACCTTTGTTTTAAAAGCAAATAAAAACTTACCAAAACCATCTGTGGTTCACCACAAAGACAAACAAATTGGAATTCGTATCCCTAACCATATTTACCTCAGTGAACTTTTAAAAATCCATGATTCCCCTCTCACATCCACTTCTGCTTTTTGTGATGATGAGTTCATCATCGATATTGATGATTTAGAATCCATTTACGGAAACCAAGTGGATGGGATTGTCGATGGCGGGATTGTCAAAATGGAACTTTCCACTATCTTACAGATCAATGATGACTCAATTGAGTTGATTCGGGAAGGTAAGGGATATGATCTCATTGCTGGTGAAATTTCTAATTAGATTAAAAAACCTAGGTTCATTAAAAACTGAGACCCGGAATTTTTTTAAGGTGTGCTTCATACCCAAACATTTTTTTTTCTGAATGTTTAGGTAGTTTGATTGGAATTTCCTTCTGCGCATATTTCACAATGGGAATGATTTTATATCCGTGTGGGTAAACCCAAACCGGTTCCGTACTTACACTTTTAATCTGTTTCTCTTTTTGTGAGTTTATTTCTAATGAAAAAGATAAAATAATCCCACCATCGGTGTTCTCTCTATTTTGCGCCGACAAAAAATTGCCAAGGGAATAGGCCACAAGTCTGTCCTCTCCATTCTTTTCTTCCTGGAAGTGATCGATTCTTTGCACTACATGAGGATGCCCTCCAATGATGATATCGGCCCCAGCTTCGAAACCTATCTGAACCCATTTGGTTTGTGACTTGTCTGGTTTTTCTTCATACTCAGTTCCATAATGATACCAAAGGATTACAAAGTGGATTCCATTTTCTTTGGCAAAACTAACATCTTCCTGAATTTGTTTTTCACTTAAAAGTCGAACGATTCGATCATTTTTGACAGGAATTCCATTTGTGGAATATGTATAATTATAAATCGCAATTTTGATCCCATTCACTTCGATAAAAAAATCTTTTCGATTTAGATAATCCGAATGTGATTTGAAAGTTCCAATAGGAACCATTCCCATTTGATTCACAGAATCGATCGTATAATCAATTCCAAAGGCTCCTTTATCCGCAGAATGATTGTTTGCTGTTGATAAAATATCAAAACCTGCGTTTTTGATTCCTGTTAAATAACCGATAGGAGATCCAAATCGAGGGTATCCAGTAAACTCATTTGGATCATTTGCGATTGTTGTTTCTAAATTTCCTAAGGTTAAATCAGCATCTTGTAATGAATTTGAAATGAATTCGAAACTGCTACTAGAATCATATTCTTTAGTCTTTGAAAGATAATAAGAGGAGATTTGTGAGTTATGGCACATGAGATCCCCAACCACTTTAATTCTCACTTGCCTAGTAAAGTAAACATCGGGAAGAGTGTAACAAGATAGGAAGGGAACAGTGATAAACCCAAAATATAAAAAACGAAATATTTTAATCATAGTTGGTCTGATTTTGGTTTTATCCAGTTGTGGTTGGGAAAAGGATTATAAACGTGCTGCTTATCTTTCGATGCAGCCCGATACAGATTTAATCTTAGCGCCATTTCCATTCAATATTTTTGATAGAGAGGCAAGGGATGCAATCACTCTTTCCCATTATTCAAAAGAAGAAATAAAAAATATTTTAGAAGACCATGATCTATCTTGGGATGAGTTGAAAAACCAATGGCAATTGGATGCCGAAGATGAACATTTTTCGAAAGAAGTAAACTACACATCGCATTATACTCAATATTTTTATGATACCGAAATTCCCATTTGGATTTATGGACCGAAGTGGATCAGAAATGGGCAATACTCTGATGAGATCAACCAACAACATATTCCTTCTATCTATGGAAAAATCTTAGATTTTCCATTTAAGAATACAATCGATGTATCCTATTTAGAAAAAATATTCCAAAACGAGAAGGTAAAACCAGAAATCATCGTTACCGTTGTAGTTGATCAAGGTGGACGACAACTTTACAAAGCACATAAAGGTGCTTATCCATTTCTTGAAGATTTAAAAAACAACGCTGCTTACTTTAAAAAGGCAAAAGTGGCTCACTTGGAATCACATACTGCTGTGGGTCATATGGCGATTGGAACTGGAGCCTTTCCTAAAGACTCAAAAATTTTCTCGAATGAAATTTATACATATGCAGATGGAAAGGTTCTCCATAGACCCGTTTATCAAGGAAAAAACAAAGATTGGGATTTGAGCGAAATGCAGGTCCCGAGTTTTGCTGATGAATGGGATCTTTCAAAGAATAATGAACCTGTCATCGTAAGCCAATGTTATGCGGCAAGGGCAGCAGTGGGTATGGCAGGACATGGAAAACTATTTTCCCTTTATTCAAAAGATTCGGCAACAGAACTTCCCGATAACGATTTTGTTTATTGGCAAGATGTCAAAAGTTTATCCTGGTCGACGTATAACGATGCCTTCCTTGTTCCTAAATCAGTACAAAAGTATAACTTGTACCAATTCTATTTGAATCATAAAAAAGACATATCGACTCACTTTGAAGCCAAAGATCCAATCGATTTGATCGCAAAAATCCACCACTTCCAAGGTTCTGAATTTCAGGCAAAGATGGATGGAGCCCTTTTTCGAGACAGCATTACAGAAACGATAATCAATACAAAAAAAGATAAGGATGGTATCACCGATCTTGCCTATGTAACTTTGAAGGCTACGGATGCCGTCGGACATTTGTATGGATGGGAATCAAAAGAAGCAGAACAAGTTTTAAAAGCTACAGATAAAGAAATTCAAACTATATTCGAATATCTAAAAACTAATTTCGGTGATAACTTTATAATGGTGGTAACAGCAGATCATGGAGCTGCGCCCATGCCGGAAATTTCCAATGGTTTATTCTTAAGTCATGAGCAGTTCTTCTCAACTGTGAATGAACTTCTCCCAGAGTCAGAAAGAACAAAACGTTCTCTTGTGAAGTGGGTGGCTCATTCTCAATTATCTTTGGACAGAGATTTGATGAAGGCATATCAGATCACTGAAGAGGCAATCATTCAAAAGATCATGTCCATTCAGGTAAATGATCGAAAGTTTTTCAGAAAGGTTTGGAAACGAGAAGAAATCCCGAATCTATCTTTATAAAATAGATTCGAGAATTGTCTTTATTTCTTTTTCAGTGGGGTTTCGTCTTTTTTGAAATCTTTTAATTTAAGAAATACTTTGATCTCTTCAAAATCAATCCGATCAAGGCTCACTGTCACTGGATCACCTATAAAAAATATTTTAGAATATTTTTTCGAATAAAAGGAGAAATCATTTTTGATGACTACTTCAAATTCGTCGGTGAATTCCGATTTGTCCAAAACTCCTTCCAAATTAGAAATATCCAATTCTACAAAAATTTGGGAAGGTCTGATCCCAACGATAAAACCTTTAAACTCTTTTATTCCTGTAGATTCCAAATAACGAAAGGATTTGATTTTAACGATGTCTCTTTCCGCATCGGCAGCTCTTCTTTCTTCTTCCGAACAATGCAGTCCCATCACGGCAATTTCGTTTTCAGAATAAGTTCTTTCGGTTTCAAGAAGTGTGGCTTGTAAAACACGATGTACAATCAAATCAGGATAACGTCTGATTGGTGAAGTGAAATGGCAATAGTCCTTGAAACCAAGCCCCCAATGGCCAAGCGGGTCTGCCCCATAATATGCCTGCATAAAACTTCGCAAAAGTAGATAATTGAAGATTTTACCCACCGAACCATCTTCAATTTCTTTCACCGCTTTCATGATCTCTGCGTAACTTGTATCTTTGATTTGGATGTTATAACCATTCAGTTGCAGAAAATGGTTTAGGGTTTCTAGTTTTTCTTCATCCATAGCTTCGTGGATACGATGTAATGAAGGAGCTTTTCTTTTTCTTAAAAATTCATCTACTTTCAAGTTAGCAGACAACATCAACTCTTCAATTAATATATGACTTGTTAGGCGTTCGCGATTTTCAATCCCAATAGGTTCTTTTCTTTCGTTCCAAGTGATTGTGGTTTCTCGTAAGTTTAAATCAATTCTACCAGCTTCCATTCTTCGTTTGCGAAGGGCTTCTGTGAATTGCGAAACTTGGTACATCCAATTTTTGGGATCTTTGGCTTTGATTTCTTCTTCTGCCATTTCATAAGTGTATCTTGTATTTACTTTGATGACAGATTTATAAAACTTTGCATTGTAAATTTCACCAGTTTTACTTGCTTCCATTTCTACGGTAAAAGCAAGTCGATTGGTGGTGGCTACCAAACTGCAAAGGTCTTCTGATAAAATGGGTGGCAACATAGGAACCACACGGTTTGCTAAATAAACCGAAGTGGCTCTTTCATAAGCTTCCTTATCGAGAGGTGAATCTTTTTCTACATAATAAGAAACGTCAGCAATGTGAATCCAAACACGAAGCCTGTTTCCTTCATCGACAAAACTGATTGCATCATCAAAGTCTTTGGCTGTAATTCCATCGATCGTAACAGCATATAAGTCTCGTAAGTCGGTCCTAGTATTCCAATCAGTAACTGTTTTTTCGGACACTTCTTCAGGAAATTCTAAAGGAATGAAGTCTGGATGTACAGGATCGTAATTGTATTTCATTAAAATCCGTTGTAAGTCGCCGTCTTCTTTCGTATCCGATTCGAAGCGAATAAAACTGACATCGTAAAGATTTTCCTGAGGAATGGCTCCTTCTTTAAATTTTACGATTAAAATATCGTTCACTTGAATCGAATCAAAAGTGTCTTTCAAAATAGACTTAACATGAAGAACTCCTTCTTTACCTTCTCCGAGCATATCGAGAAAATTTCCAAAAACAAATTTGTTTGTTTTTTCTCTAACTCGCATTCGGTAAAGAACACGGCCACGTTTGACGATGTTTGTGACTTCTGCTTCTAACCTGTCTTTTTTACCAACGCCCAAGGGAATGACTTCTACCTTGTCACCAGTGATGGCGGAATTGGTCATTGGGCCAGGAACAAAAATTTCATTTTTGGAAGGAAGGGAAATAAAACCATCACCCCTTCGAGAAATAGAAATTCTCCCTGTTAGGCGAAAGGGACTTGCTACCGTTAGGTATTTTTTATTCGGAATAAGTAATCCTTCAGCTTCTAACAAATTGAGAAGTTGATCGATTAAAAATTCGATTTCTTTTCTAGGAACTTTCTCTTTGCGTTTGAAGGATTTAACTTTCTTTGTTTTCGGATCTGGTCTTTTGAATTCACTTGATTCGGTAAATTTTTTTTTGATCTCTTGTCTTGTGATGTCCTTTCCAGACTTTTGCTCCAGAAATTCTATGATTTTTCTTTGTATTTTATAGGTATCCATAAATTCATTTGTGATCTACGTAGGTCCCGCGGATGTAGTTGGGCAGGAGAGATAAATAGTCGTTTTTATTAGGTTCTGTTTTGAAATATTCTTTCAAACTATACTGTAGTATAGACGAAAGATTAAGGTTTGTCGCTTCAATTTTTGTTGCAGATGGAGGGTAAAACTCAGGCAAATTTCCAGTATAATACCAATTGTTAGGTGTCCATTCGTTCGTTTTGATTTTTGCTTCGATGGATTCAGGAGTCAGATCAAAAGAATCTAAAAAGCCATTTTCGGATTTATACTTTGTGTAGTACTTTCCTTGTTTCCCATCCAAACAAAGTAAGGATGTTCCTTCGGCTATTTTCTCTCGGGCCACCCCCATTAAATAAGCTTCTAAACTATCCATACCGAATACTGGAATATTCCATAATTGGGAAAGATCTCTTGCTGTAGTCACTGTTATGCGAATGCCAGTAAAAGAGCCAGGTCCACTTGTTACAATGATAAGATCTGGTTTTTTTATTTTTGCCTTTTCCAGAGCCAAACGGATGTATTCGACTAACTTAAAAGAAGATTCTTTGGGTGTCGTTTCCGTTTGTTCTGAAAGGATTTGCAATGGGGATCCGTCGGAATGTGTAGCAACCAGAACCTGAATCCAATCCTGGGTGGTATCGAAGTAGAGCACGTTCATTGAATTTCCTTTTCCGACCATTCCAAAGTATAGGAACGAACTTCTATGGAACCTGATTCAATTGACAAATGGATTCGATTGGATTTAGGAAGATAAGGTTCGGCAATTTGCCACCATTCGATCGCAGAAACTCCTTCTTTTCCCCAGATTTCTTCAAATCCTAAATCATCTAGTTCTTCTAAAACTTTGATCCGGTACAAATCAAAATGATACAAGCGAAAGTTAGGCGAGTCATATATATTGTACAAAGAAAAAGTAGGGGAATTAATAGAACTTTCGGTTCCAAATCGGCTATACCATTCTCGGATAAAAGTAGTTTTGCCTGCGCCCATTTCGCCCGAAATCAGTAAAACAGGGAATTTGTGTTTTTTTAAAAATTGATCCACCAATTGGTCCAAACTGAGAAAGACTGGGTTTAGTTCCGATTCTCTAAGAGAGAGAAAACTAGCCTTCATTGATTAAAGAATTTCTCCACATCGAAGGAATCAAATTGGTAAGCAGTTCTACAAAATTCACAAGTGATTTCAATTTTTCCAAATTCATCAATGATAGAATCTGCTTCTTGTTTGCCAAGGGAAGCAATGATATCTGCTACCTTATGTCTGGAACAATCGCATAAAAATTCGGGAGATTCTTTGCTTAAAACTTCCAACTCGGATCCGATTTCTGTTTGGAGAGAGGTTAACATATCATCAATACTGAGTGCCCAAAAAGCTTCTTTTTTGACAAGGGGTTGGATTTTGGAAATCAGATACTTAAAACTTTCTTCTGGTGCATCGGGAAGTGCTTCGAAGAACAAACCTTTTGCGGAAAAAT encodes the following:
- the tsaE gene encoding tRNA (adenosine(37)-N6)-threonylcarbamoyltransferase complex ATPase subunit type 1 TsaE is translated as MKASFLSLRESELNPVFLSLDQLVDQFLKKHKFPVLLISGEMGAGKTTFIREWYSRFGTESSINSPTFSLYNIYDSPNFRLYHFDLYRIKVLEELDDLGFEEIWGKEGVSAIEWWQIAEPYLPKSNRIHLSIESGSIEVRSYTLEWSEKEIQ